In Nymphalis io chromosome 13, ilAglIoxx1.1, whole genome shotgun sequence, one genomic interval encodes:
- the LOC126772716 gene encoding scolexin B-like, protein MPSTVVNAFYFSALFVCSFTHADVRIHNVQPFDYRSNFNLNGNDLQLVKTKNEKVSSPVNEQFPSAVLFGRTCGGTIISPTWILTAAHCTLFTGGRDVLAGTNNTENGTGQRLRVKRLVVHPRFSVGPYWLDASRYNIKQVGARWDFLLAELESPLPLDGKTMVAADLDDRARLPPGEQVGYAGFGADRHGGVMREDMHAMDLEILADEECTDLLEYDSTDMICTKGRAPRYDSACNGDSGSGLIRNGKVLGVASWVENDALECKNGARVVFSRVASARDWIKHITKV, encoded by the exons ATGCCTTCGACCGTTGTAAACGCGTTTTATTTCTCTGCATTATTCGTGTGTAGTTTCACACATGCGGACGTACGCATTCACAATGTACAGCCCTTCGATTATAGATCAA ACTTTAACTTAAATGGAAACGATCTTCAGTTAGTAAAAACCAAAAATGAAAAAGTGTCAAGTCCTGTAAACGAACAGTTTCCCTCAGCGGTCCTCTTCGGGAGAACGTGCGGAGGTACTATCATCAGTCCCACGTGGATCCTCACAGCTGCTCACTG taCGTTGTTCACTGGTGGGAGAGATGTACTTGCGGGAACTAACAATACCGAGAACGGTACTGGCCAGCGCCTCAGAGTTAAACGTCTCGTAGTACATCCTCGCTTCTCAGTAGGACCCTACTGGTTGGACGCCAGCCGTTACAACATAAAAcag GTGGGAGCGCGATGGGATTTCCTGCTAGCGGAGTTAGAAAGCCCTCTTCCTTTGGACGGCAAGACTATGGTGGCGGCGGATCTGGACGATCGCGCCAGACTGCCGCCCGGCGAACAGGTCGGGTATGCCGGCTTCGGCGCAGACAGACACGGA GGAGTGATGCGAGAAGATATGCATGCCATGGACCTGGAAATTCTTGCAGATGAAGAGTGCACCGACCTATTGGAATATGACAGTACAGACATGATATGTACGAAGGGCCGCGCACCGCGGTACGACTCCGCCTGCAAT GGTGACAGTGGTAGTGGACTCATAAGAAATGGTAAGGTCCTGGGCGTCGCCTCTTGGGTAGAAAATGATGCTCTCGAATGCAAAAACGGCGCCAGAGTCGTGTTCTCACGAGTAGCCAGCGCGAGGGATTGGATTAAACATATTACGAAAGTATGA
- the LOC126772726 gene encoding AN1-type zinc finger protein 6 isoform X1 has product MESDPNKKESKGKRILKKAIRRNSKSSNNSQSSALSQGSGATRSKSFENKRLSVDINDSTPLPTPDGTERAEHSHNGPRLNIDEPQQVHRDDHDGMRSKKTVDINEGHNTVYEETPPANSNNAKNTSNLSLVDGTKKILKRKLEEDSGAGTSGASTGASDTDADDKDSSKDKKKKNRCAVCRKKVGLTGFECRCGGLFCAVHRYSDKHECSFDYRELGAQEIRRNNPVVVSQKIHKI; this is encoded by the exons atggaAAGTGACCCTAACAAAAAAGAATCAAAGGGGAAGAGAATTTTGAAAAAAGCGATTCGACGAAATAGTAAATCTAGTAACAACAGCCAAAGTTCCGCCCTAAGTCAGGGTAGCGGCGCGACGCGGTCGAAGAGTTTCGAAAATAAACGGCTGTCCGTCGATATAAATGACAGCACGCCGCTGCCAACACCGGACGGAACTGAAAGAGCCGAGCACAGTCACAATGGTCCCAGGCTAAATATAGACGAGCCGCAGCAAGTTCACAGGGATGATCATGATGGAATGAGATCGAAGAAGACTGTAGATATAAATGAAGGTCACAACACCGTCTACGAGGAAACGCCCCCGGCTAATTCCAATAATGCAAAAAACACATCGAATCTTTCCTTAGTAGATGGCACTAAAAAAATCCTCAAACGG AAATTGGAAGAAGACAGTGGGGCCGGCACGAGCGGTGCCAGCACTGGCGCCTCTGACACCGACGCCGACGACAAGGATTCCAGCAaggataaaaagaaaaagaacaGATGCGCCGTTTGCCGCAAGAAGGTTGGACTCACAG GGTTCGAGTGTCGCTGCGGGGGCTTGTTCTGCGCCGTGCACCGGTACAGCGACAAGCACGAGTGCTCGTTCGACTACCGGGAGCTGGGCGCGCAGGAGATCCGCCGCAACAACCCTGTCGTGGTCTCGCAGAAGATACACAAGATATGA